The genomic region GTACGCCCGTTTCGTCACCATGGTGCTCCACGACCTCGGGATGCTGCCGGCCGAGGAACCGTTCCGCCGGTTCCGGGCCCACGGCCTGATCGTCAAGGACGGCGCCAAGATGTCGAAGTCGCGGGGCAACGTGGTGGTCCCCGACGAGTACATCGCCAAGTGGGGCGCCGACACCCTCCGGATGTTCCTGATGTTCCTCGGCCCGTTCGAGGAAGGGG from Candidatus Binatia bacterium harbors:
- a CDS encoding class I tRNA ligase family protein; this translates as YARFVTMVLHDLGMLPAEEPFRRFRAHGLIVKDGAKMSKSRGNVVVPDEYIAKWGADTLRMFLMFLGPFEEGGDFRDA